A genomic region of Chitinimonas arctica contains the following coding sequences:
- a CDS encoding FIST C-terminal domain-containing protein produces MSISYASGLAHASRAAPHLASDAVEQALARLGDTRAAAVLLFLSADFAHDPRPALVAAARAAQTIAVAGCTALGVMNEDDWLLDTPAAAVMLLRELPGSGDQAAQPRLTLAAPNTIDLAWLDDQPIRYGGVAGDPTGVGPYKVWRQSQICPDGRCEMILPTSDIALSRGMAPISPAFVVTEIEGFDLKTLNGRLAAATLRRSLDHLPALHELALATLDENDRPLDCWPLVSLNPDSGVTVAARLLPGQRVAWMRRSATAALAEMRAIADAPAPAAALMFACAARGPSLHDGQDKEWQTLTRAWPGTPLAGFYGNGQISHLGGSNRLLHQSVVLAQLA; encoded by the coding sequence ATGTCCATATCCTATGCCTCCGGCCTTGCCCACGCCAGCCGCGCCGCGCCACACCTGGCCAGCGACGCGGTAGAGCAGGCACTGGCCCGCCTCGGCGACACGCGCGCCGCTGCCGTGCTGCTCTTCCTTTCCGCCGACTTCGCCCATGACCCGCGCCCGGCCCTGGTGGCCGCGGCCCGCGCCGCGCAGACCATCGCCGTGGCCGGCTGTACCGCCCTGGGCGTGATGAACGAGGACGACTGGCTGCTCGATACGCCGGCCGCCGCGGTGATGCTGCTGCGCGAATTACCCGGCAGCGGGGATCAAGCCGCGCAACCGCGCTTGACGTTGGCCGCGCCCAACACCATCGACCTGGCCTGGCTGGATGACCAGCCGATCCGCTACGGCGGCGTGGCGGGCGATCCGACCGGCGTCGGCCCCTACAAGGTATGGCGGCAGAGCCAGATCTGCCCGGACGGCCGCTGCGAGATGATCCTGCCCACTTCGGACATCGCCCTGTCGCGGGGCATGGCGCCCATCAGCCCGGCCTTTGTCGTGACCGAAATCGAAGGTTTCGACCTGAAGACGCTGAACGGCCGCCTGGCCGCCGCCACGCTGCGCCGCAGTCTCGACCATCTGCCCGCCCTGCACGAGCTGGCGCTGGCCACATTGGACGAAAACGACCGGCCGCTCGACTGTTGGCCGCTGGTATCGCTCAATCCCGATAGCGGCGTGACGGTCGCGGCGCGCTTGCTGCCCGGTCAGCGGGTAGCCTGGATGCGCCGCTCCGCGACGGCCGCGCTAGCCGAAATGCGTGCCATCGCCGACGCCCCCGCCCCGGCCGCTGCCCTGATGTTCGCCTGCGCGGCACGCGGCCCTTCCCTCCACGACGGCCAGGACAAGGAGTGGCAGACCTTGACCCGTGCCTGGCCCGGCACCCCGCTCGCGGGTTTCTACGGCAACGGCCAGATCAGTCACCTGGGTGGTAGCAATCGCCTGCTGCACCAAAGCGTTGTGCTGGCACAACTGGCTTGA